In Thermococcus camini, a genomic segment contains:
- the hypF gene encoding carbamoyltransferase HypF translates to MKAYRLHVQGIVQAVGFRPFVYRIAHEHSLRGYVKNLGDAGVEIVVEGREEDIESFLRDLREKLPPLARIETIKKKELPPQGFDRFYIEKSSLGGEGGDSIIPPDIAICDDCLRELFDPTDKRYMYPFIVCTNCGPRFTIIEDLPYDRINTTMREFPMCDYCESEYRDPLNRRYHAEPVCCPVCGPSYRLYTNDGEEIIGDPLKRAAELIDRGYIVAIKGIGGIHLACDAANEEAVAELRRRTFRKAKPFAIMAKDVETVEEFAFLSREELEELTSYRRPIITLRKKEPFPLPENLAPGLHTIGVMLPYAGTHYILFHWSRSRVYVMTSANYPGMPMVKDNDRAFEELKDVADYFLLHNREILNRADDSVVRFVNGRRAVIRRSRGFVPLPIEIPFNYRGLAVGAELLNAFGVAKNGKVYPSQYIGNTSKIEVLEFMEKAIEHFKRILRVNEFDLIVSDLHPSYNTTKLAMEMANELNVEFLQVQHHYAHIASVLAERKLDEMIGIAVDGVGYGTDGHTWGGEVLYLSYEDVERLAHIDYYPLPGGDLASYYPLRALMGILSKVYSIDELEGIIEGCCPKAIESLRYGKVEFNVVLTQLAKEVNTSYASSTGRVLDALSVLLNVAYRRHYEGEPAMKLESFAMRGKNDLKFEVPVEGELIKVEELFSQALDVIDTASPADIAYSAHLALGRAFAETAVKRAREFGVKNVGISGGVAYNELIVKTVRKIVEAAGLKFHTTHEVPRGDNGINVGQAFLGGLYLEGYLTREDLML, encoded by the coding sequence ATGAAAGCTTACAGGCTTCACGTTCAGGGCATCGTTCAGGCCGTCGGCTTCCGGCCCTTCGTCTACAGGATAGCCCACGAGCACAGCCTGAGGGGCTACGTCAAGAACCTCGGCGATGCCGGCGTTGAGATCGTCGTTGAGGGCAGGGAGGAGGACATAGAGTCTTTTCTGCGAGACCTCAGGGAGAAGCTTCCCCCACTCGCGCGGATAGAGACGATAAAGAAGAAGGAGCTCCCTCCACAGGGCTTCGACCGCTTTTACATCGAGAAGAGCTCCCTGGGCGGGGAGGGTGGGGATTCAATAATCCCGCCGGACATAGCGATATGTGACGACTGTCTGAGAGAGCTATTTGACCCAACCGACAAGCGCTACATGTACCCATTCATAGTCTGCACCAACTGCGGACCCAGGTTTACAATCATCGAAGACCTCCCCTACGATAGAATCAACACGACGATGAGAGAGTTCCCGATGTGCGACTACTGCGAGAGCGAGTACCGAGACCCGCTCAACAGGCGCTACCATGCGGAACCAGTCTGCTGTCCGGTCTGCGGGCCATCTTACAGGCTCTACACGAACGACGGAGAGGAAATCATTGGAGACCCGCTGAAGAGGGCGGCGGAGCTGATAGATAGGGGATACATCGTCGCCATCAAGGGGATAGGCGGAATCCACCTTGCCTGTGACGCCGCCAACGAGGAGGCAGTCGCGGAGCTGAGGCGGAGAACCTTTAGGAAAGCCAAGCCCTTCGCGATAATGGCGAAGGACGTCGAAACGGTTGAGGAGTTCGCCTTCTTAAGCAGGGAAGAACTTGAGGAGCTGACCTCCTACAGGAGACCGATAATAACCCTCCGCAAGAAGGAGCCGTTTCCCCTGCCTGAAAACCTCGCACCGGGACTGCACACCATAGGCGTCATGCTCCCCTACGCGGGAACTCATTACATACTCTTCCACTGGAGCAGGAGCAGGGTTTACGTCATGACTTCAGCCAACTACCCGGGCATGCCCATGGTGAAGGACAACGACCGGGCCTTCGAGGAGTTAAAGGACGTTGCCGACTACTTCCTCCTCCACAACAGGGAGATACTCAACCGCGCGGATGACAGCGTCGTCAGGTTCGTCAACGGGAGAAGGGCGGTGATAAGGCGCTCCCGCGGCTTCGTGCCGCTACCCATAGAGATACCCTTCAACTACCGCGGTTTAGCAGTGGGAGCCGAGCTTCTCAACGCCTTTGGCGTCGCCAAGAACGGGAAGGTCTACCCCAGCCAGTACATCGGGAATACCTCGAAGATCGAAGTCCTTGAGTTCATGGAGAAGGCCATAGAACACTTCAAGAGAATTCTCCGCGTGAACGAGTTCGACCTCATCGTTTCAGACCTGCACCCGAGCTACAACACCACTAAACTCGCCATGGAGATGGCAAACGAGCTAAACGTGGAGTTCCTCCAGGTGCAGCACCACTACGCACACATAGCGAGCGTTTTGGCCGAGAGGAAGCTGGACGAGATGATAGGTATAGCCGTTGACGGCGTCGGCTACGGGACGGACGGCCACACCTGGGGAGGAGAGGTTCTCTACCTGAGCTACGAGGACGTTGAAAGATTGGCCCACATAGACTACTACCCGCTCCCGGGCGGAGATCTGGCCAGCTACTACCCACTAAGGGCCCTGATGGGAATTCTGAGCAAGGTCTATAGCATAGATGAGCTCGAGGGGATAATAGAGGGATGCTGCCCAAAGGCCATCGAGAGCCTCCGCTATGGAAAGGTGGAGTTCAACGTCGTGCTGACCCAGCTGGCGAAGGAGGTCAACACGAGCTACGCGTCCTCAACCGGCAGGGTCCTCGACGCCCTCTCGGTTCTCCTCAACGTTGCCTACAGGCGCCACTACGAGGGCGAGCCGGCAATGAAGCTGGAAAGCTTCGCGATGCGCGGCAAGAACGACCTGAAGTTTGAGGTTCCGGTGGAGGGAGAGCTGATAAAGGTTGAGGAGCTATTCTCGCAGGCACTCGACGTCATTGACACCGCCAGTCCCGCGGACATAGCCTACTCGGCACATCTCGCCCTTGGAAGGGCCTTCGCTGAAACAGCTGTGAAGAGAGCAAGAGAGTTCGGTGTCAAGAACGTCGGAATAAGCGGCGGCGTTGCCTACAACGAGCTCATAGTCAAGACCGTCAGGAAAATAGTAGAGGCCGCTGGCCTGAAGTTCCACACAACACACGAGGTCCCGCGCGGCGACAACGGAATAAACGTCGGTCAAGCCTTTCTCGGGGGGCTTTACCTTGAGGGCTACCTGACGAGGGAGGATTTGATGCTGTGA
- a CDS encoding HypC/HybG/HupF family hydrogenase formation chaperone, translating into MCLAIPGRIIEITGKTAVVDFGGVRREVRLDLLPEVGVGDYVIVHTGFAIERLDEERALEILEAWAEVERALEG; encoded by the coding sequence ATGTGCCTAGCGATTCCAGGAAGGATAATCGAAATCACAGGAAAAACCGCGGTTGTAGACTTTGGGGGCGTGAGGAGGGAGGTTCGCCTCGATCTGCTCCCTGAGGTAGGGGTCGGGGACTACGTCATAGTTCACACGGGTTTCGCAATAGAGAGGCTCGACGAGGAAAGGGCACTGGAGATACTCGAAGCATGGGCCGAAGTGGAGAGAGCCCTGGAGGGATGA
- the hypD gene encoding hydrogenase formation protein HypD, giving the protein MNVADVLNAFKDKELAQKVVRKIREEAKGLDELRFMHVCGTHEDTVTRSGIRSLLPENVKIVSGPGCPVCITPVEDIAKMREIMKEAYAEGDRIILTTFGDMYKIPTPLGSFADLRGEGYDVRVVYSIFDTYKIAKENPERTVVHFSPGFETTTAPAAGMLNAVVEEGLENFKIYSVHRLTPPAVEALVKAGTRFHGLIDPGHVSTIIGVKGWEYITTDYGIPQVIAGFEPVDMLMAILLLIRMVKNGEVRILNEYTRVVKYEGNVTAQRLIEKFFEVKDARWRALGIMPKSGLELRKGWKEFEIRTYYDPEVPELPDLEKGCICGAILRGLALPPQCPHFGKTCTPRSPIGPCMVSYEGTCSIFYKYGALF; this is encoded by the coding sequence ATGAACGTGGCCGACGTCCTGAACGCCTTCAAGGACAAGGAGCTGGCCCAGAAGGTCGTGAGGAAGATACGTGAGGAGGCGAAGGGCCTCGATGAGCTCCGGTTCATGCACGTCTGCGGAACGCACGAAGACACTGTAACCCGCTCCGGGATACGCTCCCTCCTTCCGGAGAACGTCAAGATAGTCAGCGGGCCGGGCTGTCCCGTCTGCATAACTCCGGTCGAGGACATCGCCAAGATGCGCGAGATTATGAAGGAGGCCTACGCGGAGGGAGACAGGATAATCCTGACCACCTTTGGGGACATGTACAAAATACCAACTCCCCTCGGGAGCTTCGCGGATTTGAGGGGCGAGGGTTACGACGTGCGCGTTGTTTACTCAATATTCGACACCTACAAGATAGCCAAAGAGAACCCGGAGAGAACCGTCGTCCACTTCAGTCCCGGTTTTGAGACGACAACGGCTCCCGCCGCTGGAATGCTGAACGCCGTCGTTGAAGAAGGCCTAGAGAACTTCAAGATATACTCCGTCCACCGCCTAACTCCCCCGGCCGTTGAGGCCCTCGTGAAGGCCGGAACGCGCTTCCACGGGCTAATAGATCCGGGTCACGTCTCAACGATAATAGGCGTCAAAGGCTGGGAGTACATAACGACCGACTACGGCATACCTCAGGTCATAGCGGGCTTTGAACCTGTGGACATGCTGATGGCCATTCTGCTCCTCATACGGATGGTTAAGAACGGCGAAGTCAGGATACTCAATGAGTACACGAGGGTTGTAAAGTACGAGGGCAACGTAACGGCTCAGAGGCTCATCGAGAAGTTCTTCGAAGTCAAGGACGCCAGGTGGCGCGCCCTTGGGATAATGCCGAAGAGCGGCCTCGAACTGAGAAAGGGGTGGAAGGAGTTCGAGATAAGGACGTACTACGATCCAGAGGTTCCGGAGCTTCCAGACCTCGAAAAGGGCTGCATCTGCGGCGCCATCCTTCGCGGTCTGGCGCTGCCCCCACAGTGCCCGCACTTCGGCAAGACCTGCACGCCGAGGAGTCCAATAGGGCCGTGCATGGTCTCCTACGAGGGAACATGCAGCATCTTCTACAAGTACGGAGCTTTGTTCTGA
- a CDS encoding aminotransferase class V-fold PLP-dependent enzyme, which translates to MRIPEDVRKDIPLTGEVIYFDNTATSLTPRPVVEAMDEYYLRYRANVHRGIHRLSQMATHRYEESRKIVADFLNARFEEIVFTKNTSESLNLVALGLEHLFKPGDKIVTTPYEHHSDLLPWQRLAKKLGLKLEFIEGDNEGNLDLSDAERKIRGAKLVAVQHVSNALGVIHEVEELGKMAKEEGAIFVVDAAQSAGHMEVDVRKMNADFLGLSGHKGPMGPTGIGVLYISEEFFDTFEPPLIGGGTIEDVELDSYKLTEPPERFEAGTPNIGGAIGLAAGIRYIERIGLDRIERQEHKLVKRITEGLDELGVPWYGPRNLKKHAGVVSFNVPGLHPHDVAAILDENNIMVRSGHHCALPVMKKLGINGTVRASFHVYNSIEEVETFLGVMEELVRSLK; encoded by the coding sequence ATGAGGATTCCGGAGGATGTTAGGAAGGACATCCCGCTGACAGGGGAAGTCATATACTTCGACAACACGGCCACTTCGCTCACGCCGAGGCCGGTTGTAGAGGCGATGGACGAGTACTATCTTAGATACCGCGCCAACGTCCACAGGGGAATACACAGGCTCTCCCAGATGGCGACCCACAGGTACGAGGAGAGCAGGAAAATCGTTGCGGATTTTCTCAACGCGCGCTTTGAAGAGATCGTCTTCACCAAGAACACGAGCGAGAGTTTAAACCTCGTCGCCCTCGGCCTTGAGCACCTCTTCAAGCCCGGAGACAAGATAGTGACGACTCCCTACGAGCACCACTCGGATTTACTCCCCTGGCAGAGGTTGGCTAAAAAGCTCGGCCTTAAGCTGGAGTTCATTGAGGGGGACAACGAGGGCAACCTGGATTTGAGCGATGCTGAGAGGAAGATCAGGGGGGCAAAGCTCGTCGCCGTTCAGCACGTCTCCAACGCCCTGGGCGTTATCCATGAGGTCGAGGAGCTCGGGAAGATGGCAAAGGAAGAGGGGGCCATCTTCGTAGTTGATGCCGCCCAGAGTGCTGGACATATGGAGGTGGATGTCAGAAAGATGAACGCTGACTTCCTCGGGCTTTCAGGCCACAAGGGGCCGATGGGACCGACCGGAATAGGCGTCCTCTACATCAGCGAGGAGTTCTTCGATACCTTCGAGCCCCCGCTGATAGGCGGTGGAACTATAGAGGACGTTGAGCTTGACTCTTACAAGCTGACAGAGCCACCTGAGAGGTTCGAGGCGGGGACCCCAAACATAGGCGGTGCGATAGGCCTCGCCGCCGGAATAAGGTACATCGAGAGAATAGGGCTGGACAGAATCGAGAGGCAGGAGCACAAGCTGGTCAAGAGGATAACGGAAGGTCTAGATGAGCTTGGCGTCCCCTGGTACGGGCCAAGAAACCTGAAGAAGCACGCCGGTGTGGTGAGCTTCAACGTTCCTGGTCTTCACCCGCACGACGTTGCGGCAATACTCGACGAGAACAATATAATGGTCCGTTCCGGCCATCACTGCGCGTTACCGGTGATGAAGAAGCTCGGAATAAACGGCACGGTGAGGGCCTCGTTCCACGTCTACAACAGCATTGAGGAGGTCGAGACTTTCCTCGGCGTCATGGAGGAGCTGGTGAGAAGCCTGAAGTGA
- a CDS encoding HEPN domain-containing protein, producing the protein MSHREYKRMLEKAEKSLLAAKKLLEENMPEFAVSRAYYTMFYCVEAFLRTKGIEVSKHSSAIALFGRDFVKGGEVPRKYLTYINLAFRTRQVADYSFEVNVSKEEAAEEIRRAEEFLDFTREYLLSKGFLGE; encoded by the coding sequence ATGAGCCACAGGGAGTACAAGAGGATGCTTGAAAAGGCAGAAAAAAGCCTGCTTGCAGCGAAAAAGTTACTCGAAGAGAACATGCCTGAGTTCGCGGTGTCTCGGGCTTACTACACCATGTTCTACTGCGTGGAGGCGTTTCTCAGAACAAAGGGCATAGAGGTTTCAAAGCATTCATCGGCGATAGCACTCTTCGGCAGGGATTTCGTCAAGGGTGGAGAGGTTCCCAGAAAGTACCTCACGTACATTAACCTCGCGTTTAGAACAAGACAGGTTGCGGATTATTCCTTTGAGGTGAATGTCTCAAAGGAGGAAGCCGCCGAAGAAATAAGGCGCGCCGAGGAGTTCCTTGACTTCACAAGGGAATACCTCTTATCCAAGGGTTTTCTGGGGGAATGA
- a CDS encoding hydrogenase 3 maturation endopeptidase HyCI: MKLSELLRKAKRVVVCGIGNEVRGDDAFGVLVAERLKELVKSPNVLILNCGEVPESYTGKITKFEPDLVVFVDAVDFGGEHGEVILADPEGTLGEAVSTHSLPLKVLVGYLKTRLNAEFVLIGCQPAVLGLFQEPSEVIIERAKTLAESLARPLGGG; this comes from the coding sequence ATGAAACTCTCCGAACTCCTCAGAAAGGCGAAACGTGTCGTCGTCTGCGGAATAGGGAACGAGGTTAGGGGTGACGATGCATTCGGCGTCCTCGTTGCCGAGAGGCTGAAGGAGCTGGTGAAAAGCCCAAACGTTCTCATCCTCAACTGCGGGGAGGTTCCGGAGAGCTACACCGGGAAGATAACAAAATTCGAGCCGGATCTGGTGGTCTTCGTTGATGCAGTTGACTTCGGCGGGGAGCACGGTGAAGTCATACTCGCCGACCCAGAAGGAACGCTCGGAGAGGCGGTCTCGACCCACAGCCTGCCGCTCAAGGTTCTGGTGGGCTACCTGAAGACGCGCCTCAACGCGGAGTTCGTCCTCATCGGTTGCCAGCCGGCCGTTCTGGGCCTCTTCCAGGAGCCGAGCGAGGTAATAATCGAACGGGCGAAAACACTCGCAGAATCGCTAGCCAGGCCCCTTGGAGGTGGTTGA
- a CDS encoding nucleotidyltransferase domain-containing protein, with protein MEVRKLIHDTVINVCREQGVNVVEIILFGSRAKGTSREGSDWDILLVTENQVKWRKRVHLTGEIRKRLAKKGLAMDILVVSKEELERLRDSKEYIYYYAIREGIPV; from the coding sequence ATGGAAGTGCGAAAGCTGATTCATGACACAGTAATCAACGTCTGCAGGGAACAGGGAGTTAATGTAGTTGAGATAATACTCTTTGGGTCGAGGGCCAAGGGCACCTCCAGAGAAGGCAGCGACTGGGACATTCTGCTCGTCACGGAGAACCAAGTGAAATGGAGAAAAAGAGTGCATCTTACCGGGGAAATAAGGAAAAGACTTGCGAAGAAGGGCCTAGCCATGGACATCCTCGTTGTATCCAAGGAGGAGCTTGAAAGGCTTAGGGACTCTAAGGAGTACATATACTACTATGCCATTAGGGAGGGTATCCCAGTATGA
- a CDS encoding ATP-NAD kinase family protein — MRIGLIINPIAGMGGRVALKGTDGVVEEAIQRGAKPIAADVARLFLHELNNYAEGRGVEFLTGPDGLGEEVLAEFDFPYEVIRHRDVRYREVLGVRIPDTDSEDTKELVKRMLDQVELIVFAGGDGTARDVFSVARRKVPILGVPTGVKMFSGVFAASPEDAARLVAEFLKGNAELVERDVMDLDENAFRHDEVRPKHYGKALTPYAELLLQGAKEPTKTDEAEDVDAIIEALAEELEDGIYFLGAGSTLKKLKDLLGINGTLLGVDIVEIKNGEARLLVKDAAEKDLLRFAGENTRIVVTVIGGLGFLFGRGNQQFSAEVLRRIPKENIIVVATPSKLRNGFVRVYTGNKEVDDKLRGYIRVRVGPWMERMVRVI; from the coding sequence ATGAGGATAGGGCTCATAATCAACCCCATAGCGGGAATGGGGGGCAGAGTGGCGCTCAAAGGTACTGACGGTGTTGTTGAGGAGGCGATACAGAGGGGTGCAAAGCCCATCGCGGCTGACGTTGCGAGGCTTTTCCTCCACGAGCTGAACAACTACGCGGAGGGAAGGGGGGTCGAGTTTTTAACCGGCCCCGATGGTTTGGGGGAAGAGGTTCTGGCGGAGTTCGATTTCCCCTACGAGGTCATCAGACACAGGGATGTACGTTACCGCGAAGTCCTCGGCGTTAGGATTCCGGATACGGATAGCGAGGACACGAAGGAACTTGTGAAGAGAATGCTCGACCAGGTTGAGCTGATAGTCTTTGCCGGCGGCGACGGAACCGCGAGGGACGTTTTCAGCGTCGCCAGGAGGAAGGTTCCAATACTCGGCGTTCCGACGGGCGTTAAGATGTTTTCGGGGGTCTTTGCGGCATCCCCCGAGGACGCGGCAAGGCTCGTTGCTGAGTTCCTCAAAGGGAACGCCGAGCTGGTGGAGCGGGACGTCATGGACTTGGACGAGAACGCCTTCAGGCACGACGAGGTGAGGCCGAAGCACTACGGAAAGGCCCTAACCCCCTACGCCGAGCTCCTCCTTCAGGGTGCGAAGGAGCCCACGAAGACGGACGAGGCCGAGGATGTGGATGCCATAATAGAGGCCCTGGCCGAGGAGCTTGAGGATGGGATATATTTCCTCGGCGCTGGCTCGACCCTCAAGAAGCTCAAAGATCTGCTTGGGATAAACGGAACTCTCCTGGGCGTTGACATCGTCGAGATTAAGAACGGTGAGGCCAGGCTCCTCGTTAAAGACGCCGCGGAGAAAGACCTGCTGAGGTTCGCGGGGGAGAATACAAGGATAGTTGTAACCGTAATCGGGGGCCTTGGATTTCTCTTCGGTAGAGGAAACCAGCAGTTCTCGGCGGAAGTCCTTAGGAGGATTCCGAAGGAGAACATAATCGTCGTGGCGACGCCTTCCAAGCTCAGGAATGGCTTTGTCAGGGTTTACACAGGAAATAAGGAGGTTGATGACAAGTTACGTGGCTATATCCGAGTCCGCGTGGGCCCCTGGATGGAGCGTATGGTGAGGGTAATCTAA
- a CDS encoding potassium channel family protein, producing MCEYTYENGQRCRLKPIEGSAYCPLHIPYDEGEKLLGNEIKRVKEETFLKRLKAGQTYFEGVYLYDVKISDFKAEKPIVFKNSQIRTVLFDGLNVPGVTVYNSTVGRLVVFESRMGTFTVHGSRVFGLNLLRVSFSNSVYIRNSSVRYVMINSTEYTGKGEEGEREYGEKRTATGRIELSGLNEVRRIGINVRYPLLRKILEEHGVKPSESRERAVKATALVLRDIDFDQSARFKRQVRLSIRRFHGNLVLENLNVFGHAEVLGSWLRNPEFVHTRVMGNLIFRKVSFHGDFAWNSTVLPNIPVELSVEGFVEVEDCKFNSHRAAEVLYRLARISWERNGDFERADRYYYLEMVAKRNSRLSGRRKGVKRLFMRMESAFEWLFADLTCKYGTDWKRPILIWLGAVNVFFPVLFFLTKSVEGLSGSMGFLDYEYFSVVTATTLGYGDYHPIGVGRVIASVEALFGMFMWAVFLTVFARKYMR from the coding sequence GTGCAGACTGAAGCCCATCGAGGGCTCCGCCTACTGTCCCCTCCATATCCCCTACGACGAGGGCGAGAAGCTTTTGGGGAATGAAATAAAGAGGGTGAAGGAAGAGACCTTTCTCAAAAGGCTCAAGGCCGGCCAGACCTATTTTGAGGGAGTCTACCTTTACGATGTCAAAATAAGCGATTTCAAAGCCGAGAAGCCGATAGTCTTTAAAAACTCGCAGATCAGGACGGTGCTCTTCGACGGCCTTAACGTGCCGGGTGTGACCGTCTACAACTCCACCGTGGGCAGGCTGGTCGTCTTTGAGAGCAGGATGGGGACATTCACGGTTCACGGCTCCCGCGTTTTCGGCCTGAACCTGCTTCGCGTTAGCTTCTCTAACTCGGTCTACATCAGGAATTCGAGCGTTCGCTACGTCATGATAAACTCGACCGAGTACACCGGCAAAGGGGAGGAGGGGGAGAGGGAGTACGGAGAAAAAAGAACCGCCACGGGGAGGATAGAGCTGAGCGGCCTGAATGAAGTCCGCAGGATTGGAATAAACGTCCGTTATCCCCTTCTGCGGAAAATCCTTGAGGAGCATGGGGTAAAACCATCTGAATCGCGTGAGAGGGCCGTTAAGGCCACGGCCCTTGTTCTCCGGGACATAGACTTCGACCAGTCGGCGCGCTTCAAGAGACAGGTCAGGCTCAGCATAAGGCGGTTCCACGGCAACCTCGTCCTTGAGAACCTCAACGTCTTCGGCCACGCCGAGGTCCTGGGAAGCTGGCTCAGGAATCCCGAGTTCGTGCACACGAGGGTCATGGGCAACCTGATATTCCGGAAGGTGTCTTTCCACGGCGACTTCGCTTGGAACTCCACGGTTCTGCCCAACATCCCGGTGGAACTAAGCGTTGAAGGCTTCGTTGAAGTCGAGGACTGTAAGTTCAACAGCCACCGCGCGGCGGAGGTTCTCTACCGCCTGGCAAGAATAAGCTGGGAGCGGAACGGGGACTTCGAGAGGGCCGACCGCTACTACTACCTGGAGATGGTGGCCAAGAGGAACTCCCGGCTGAGCGGCAGGAGAAAGGGAGTCAAAAGGCTCTTCATGAGAATGGAGTCTGCCTTTGAGTGGCTCTTCGCGGATTTGACCTGCAAGTACGGTACCGACTGGAAGAGGCCGATACTGATATGGCTTGGGGCGGTGAACGTCTTCTTCCCGGTTCTCTTTTTCCTGACGAAAAGCGTTGAAGGCCTCTCTGGAAGTATGGGCTTCCTTGACTACGAGTACTTCAGCGTTGTTACCGCCACAACCCTTGGCTACGGCGACTACCATCCGATAGGCGTCGGCAGGGTTATAGCGTCGGTCGAGGCCCTCTTTGGCATGTTCATGTGGGCGGTGTTCCTGACGGTGTTCGCGAGGAAGTACATGAGGTGA
- a CDS encoding HEPN domain-containing protein, which yields MSYLDWIRKGEDDLRLAELALENDIPDYAAFHAQQAVEKFLKAFLLKNNKPLVRTHEIAYLIEKCKEIDPSFEELYNLGAHYLSDFAVEVRYPGYYPVPKELAEEAIKTAKQVLDFIIRRLGE from the coding sequence ATGAGTTATCTCGATTGGATACGAAAGGGAGAAGACGACCTCAGGTTAGCCGAACTCGCATTGGAGAATGATATTCCTGACTATGCTGCATTTCATGCCCAACAGGCCGTTGAAAAGTTTCTAAAGGCATTCCTTCTCAAAAACAACAAACCGCTGGTAAGAACTCATGAGATAGCTTACCTTATTGAGAAATGTAAAGAGATAGACCCCTCTTTTGAAGAACTCTACAACTTAGGAGCTCATTACCTCTCGGACTTTGCCGTTGAGGTTAGATATCCTGGTTACTACCCTGTGCCAAAAGAACTAGCAGAGGAAGCAATAAAAACTGCAAAACAGGTTCTGGATTTTATCATTCGACGGCTGGGGGAATAA
- the hypE gene encoding hydrogenase expression/formation protein HypE, which produces MVEKIKLEHGAGGEIMEELLRDVILKNLSLKSAGGIGLDQLDDGATIPFGDKHLVFTIDGHTVRPLFFPGGDIGRLAVSGTVNDLAVMGARPLALANSMIIGEGFDGEDLKKILRSMDETAKEVPVPIVTGDTKVVEDGIGIFVITAGIGIAERPISDAGAKVGDLVLISGTVGDHGIALMSHREGIAFETQLESDVAPIWEVVEAVAKAIGWENIHAMKDPTRGGLSNALNEMAKKANVGILIREADVPVRPEVRAASDMLGISPFDVANEGKVVIIVAREHAEEALEAMRSTERGKNAAIIGEVIGDYRGKVLVKTGIGGKRFLEPPAGDPVPRVC; this is translated from the coding sequence ATGGTGGAGAAGATAAAGCTCGAACACGGAGCGGGCGGGGAAATAATGGAGGAGCTCCTGAGGGACGTCATACTCAAAAATCTGAGCCTGAAATCCGCCGGTGGAATCGGACTTGACCAGCTCGACGATGGTGCAACTATACCCTTCGGCGATAAGCACCTCGTCTTTACAATAGACGGCCACACGGTCAGGCCTCTATTCTTCCCCGGCGGAGACATCGGAAGGTTAGCCGTCAGCGGAACCGTGAACGACTTGGCGGTAATGGGGGCCAGACCGCTCGCTCTGGCCAATTCCATGATAATCGGCGAAGGCTTCGACGGCGAAGACCTGAAGAAAATCCTCCGCTCAATGGACGAGACGGCTAAAGAGGTTCCGGTGCCGATAGTTACGGGCGACACCAAAGTTGTTGAGGACGGGATAGGAATCTTCGTCATAACAGCGGGGATTGGAATAGCCGAGAGGCCGATAAGCGACGCCGGGGCAAAAGTCGGCGACTTGGTTTTAATCAGTGGAACGGTAGGCGACCATGGCATCGCCTTGATGAGCCACAGGGAGGGGATAGCCTTCGAGACACAGCTGGAAAGCGACGTGGCTCCAATCTGGGAGGTGGTTGAGGCAGTTGCCAAAGCCATTGGGTGGGAGAACATCCATGCGATGAAGGATCCCACGAGGGGAGGTTTAAGCAACGCCCTCAACGAGATGGCTAAGAAGGCCAACGTGGGAATACTCATAAGGGAAGCCGATGTGCCGGTCAGGCCAGAAGTCAGGGCAGCGAGCGACATGCTGGGCATAAGCCCCTTCGACGTCGCCAACGAGGGCAAGGTCGTGATTATTGTTGCCAGAGAGCACGCGGAAGAGGCGCTGGAGGCGATGAGGAGCACAGAGAGGGGGAAGAACGCGGCGATAATCGGTGAGGTCATAGGAGACTACAGGGGCAAGGTTCTGGTCAAGACTGGCATAGGCGGAAAACGCTTTTTGGAGCCTCCTGCTGGGGATCCTGTTCCAAGGGTCTGCTGA
- a CDS encoding nucleotidyltransferase domain-containing protein: MPVIQRDELGKILREVKEKLEEILGDDLVEVILFGSYARGEAREDSDVDVLIVVKKWPDREKEWKIGELMTDLVLRYGVVFSLITYPEKPEMVYDPLIINARREGVEI; encoded by the coding sequence ATGCCGGTAATCCAGAGAGACGAACTGGGAAAGATCCTCCGCGAGGTTAAGGAAAAGCTGGAGGAAATCCTCGGAGATGACCTGGTGGAGGTCATACTCTTCGGCTCATACGCGAGGGGAGAGGCAAGGGAAGACAGCGACGTTGACGTTCTGATCGTGGTGAAGAAATGGCCGGATCGGGAAAAAGAATGGAAAATCGGCGAGCTCATGACGGACTTGGTGCTAAGGTATGGAGTAGTCTTCTCACTGATCACGTATCCTGAGAAACCCGAAATGGTCTATGATCCACTGATCATAAACGCAAGGAGGGAAGGTGTGGAGATATGA